From the genome of Brevundimonas sp. NIBR11:
CGGCGCGCAGATAGCTGCGCGCCGCCGCACGGTTGGCTCCAGCGGTCACGACCGCGCTGCGTCGCTGAGGCGGCGGCGAGGTGTCGTCCGGGGTGAAATCTTGCGTCATTGCAAAAAGGCGTTCCGAGAGAGGGCTCGGATCGGCGCAACAAAAAACCCGCTTCCTTTCGGGAGCGGGTGGCTGCGGTCGATCCTGACTTTGCTTGGGTTCAGGTCAGTCGCATCCACGCCGCTCCGGAGAGCAGGCCAAGGAATACGGTGAGAATAAGGGTGGTCAGGGCGGCGGGCGTGGGGGCAGGACGCGTCACGACGACAGCGCGAGCCGTGCGGCGGATCGAGGTGGTACGGTTCGACTGGCTCACGGCCAACTCCTGGTTACCGCAATATAAAGCCAGAGATCGCTGCGTCGCACAACTGAAAATGGGAAGAATTTTCCAATGTGGGCGCAAAATAGCCGTCCGAGGGCAATTTCGCCCCTCTGGCGTCAGCCGTCGATCAGGCCCTGCAGGATCACGGCGATGCGTTCGCGCAGCACTTCGCACTGCTCCGGCGTGAGTTCGAGGCCGTGCGCAAGATCGCGGCTGACCGACAACCCCATCATGAATCCGGACATCAGGCGCACCCGCACTGCGGCATCCTCGCCTCCGACCCACTCCACGAACGGCTGATAAAATCCTTCGCGCGCCGATTTCTGGATCACTTCCAGCGCCTTCGGCGACGACGACGAGCGCAGCATGATCAAGAGCCACGCCCACTTGCCTTCCTTGCGCGGGCCATAGACCAGATCCTGGGCCATGCGCGCGCCGAAGGTGGCGCGGTCGCCTTCCATCATGTTGGTGCCGCTGCCGCAGTCGTCGATGACGGCGCGGAACAGGTCTTCCTTTGAGCCGAAATACCGGGAGATGAGGGCCGGATCGACGCCGACGTCCTTGGCGATGTCGCGCATTCCGACCTGGTCATAGCTCTCGCCGGTAAAGCGTTTGCTGGCAGCATCCAGAATGGCGCCGCGGGTGGCGGCGGCGTTCCTCGGGCGCTGGCAGACGGCGAAACTCAACGTGATCTCCAATATGACCTTAGGAATGGTATGGCTATGTCATCGACTGTTGACAAGTGCCGCCGACGGACACAAGTAAGTCATCAGGCGATGACCGGGACCTCCTCCCCCGTGATACTGGTCCCGCCCGACAGGGAATTTGCCCCACAAGGGAGATTGCGCGCATGCGCAGGCTGAAGATCATCGCCGTGTCCGTTCTTGTAACGGGCGCGCTTTACGGCTGTTCACAACGTTCGGAAGCCCAGGGGCCGCCCCCCGCCGCGCCGGTCACCGTGGCGGTCCCGCTCGCCGAGCGCGTCGTCGACTGGGACGACTTCACTGGACGATTCGAGGCCACGTCCTCGGTGGAAGTGCGGGCCCGGGTCGGGGGCTTCATCCAGGCGGTCCACTTCCGCGACGGCGACTACGTCCGTCGCGGCCAGCTGCTGTTCACCCTGGACCCGCGTCCGGCCCAAGCCCAGCTGGCCTCGGCCCGTGCCGCGCTGACCCAGGCCCAGGCGCAGCTGACGCTGGCCCGCACCAACCTGACCCGCTCCGAAGGCCTGTTGGCCTCGCAAGCGGTCAGCCAGGCTGAGGTCGACGCCAACAAGGGAGCGGTCGAAACCGCCTCGGCGACCGTTGCCGCCGCCCAGGCCGCCGTCCGCGCGCGCCAGCTGGATCTCGAGTTCACTCGCGTCACCGCCCCGGCCTCGGGCCGCGTGTCTGACCGTCGCGTCGATCCGGGCAATGTCGTCGCCGGCGGATCGTCGGCCGCCGACGTCCTGACCACCATCGTCTCGTCCTCGCCGATCTACTTCGTGTTTGAAGGCTCCGAAGCCCTGCTGCTGAAGTACCAGCGCGACGCCCGCGCCGGCCGTTCGGCCCCGGTCCGCATCCGCCTGCAGGACGAGAGCGACTTCACGCGTTCGGGCACGCTCGATTTCACCGACAACGCGGTCGACGCCTCGTCGGGCACAATCCGCCTGCGCGCTGTGATCCCCAACGGCGACGGCTTCCTGAAGCCCGGCATGTTCGCCCAGGCGCGCGTCGCTGGCGCCGGCGCCTACGACGCCCTGCTGGTGCCCGATTCGGCCATCGGCACAGACCAGGCCCGCCGCGTCGTCTCGGTCGTCAACGCCGACGGTTCGGTCACCCCGACCCCCGTTCAGCTCGGGCCGCTCGTCGATGGTCTGCGCGTGGTACGCTCGGGCATCCGTCCGACCGACCGGATCATCATCGACGGTCTGCAACGCGCCATGCCCGGCATGAAGGTGGCCCCCACGAACGGCCGGATCACCCGGGCTCCACGCCAGGAATCCGTCCCGACCACCTATGCGCCGCCCGCCGCGACCGGAACCTCGGCCGCCGCCCTGACGCAATCCGTCACCGTCGGCGACTGAGGCCAGACGCATGAACATCTCTCGCTTCTTCATCGACAGGCCGATCTTCGCGGCCGTCCTGTCGGTGTTCATCACCCTCGTGGGAATCTTCGCCTATCCGCTGCTGCCGCTCGCGCAGTATCCGGAGATCGCGCCCCCCACGATCACCATCAACACCGCCTACGCCGGCGCCTCGGCCGAGACCCTCGCCGAGACCGTCGCCGCTCCGATCGAACAGGAGGTCAACGGCGTCGAGGGGATGCTCTACCTCTCCTCGTCCTCGACCTCGGACGGCGCGGTGGCCATCACCGTGACCTTCCAGCCTGGCACCGATCTGGATAGCGCCCAGGTGCTGGTCCAGAACCGAGTGGCCCTGGCCGAGCCTCGCCTCCCCGAAGCGGTCCGCCAGGTCGGCGTCATCGTGAACAAGCAGGAGTCCGGCTTCCTGATGATCCTCGGCCTGACGTCTCCGGGCGGCGTGCTGAACAACGACTACGTCGGCAACTACGCCAACTCGGTGCTGCGAGATCGTCTCCTGCGGATCGAGGGCGTCGGTAACGTCACCGTCTTCGGTGGCGGCAACTATTCGATGCGCGTCTGGATCGACCCGGCCAAGGCGGCGGCGCGCGGTCTGAACGCCTCGGACATCATCACGGCCCTGCGCGGCCAGAACATCCAGGCCGCGGCGGGTTCCATCGGCCAGCCTCCGTTCGCCACCAACGCCTCCGCCTTCCAGCAGCCGATCCAGGTCCAGGGCCGTCTGTCCAGCCCGGACGAGTTCGCCCAGATCGTCATCAAGACCGACGCCGAGGGCCGGGTCACGCGCGTCAGCGACGTCGCCCGGGTCGAGCTGGGCGCCCAGGATTACGGCATCCAGGGCTATTTCGACGGCCAGCGCGGCGTCGGCATCGCCATCGTCCAGCAGCCCGGAGCCAACGCGCTCGGCACCGCCGAACGGGTCATCGCCGAGATCGAGAACATCAAGGCCGACGCGCCCCAGGGTCTGGAAATCGGCATCCCCTACAACCCGACGGAGTTCGTGGCCGCCTCGGTCGAGTCGGTCCAGCACACCCTGATCGAGGCGATCATCCTGGTTGTGCTCGTGGTGTTGATCTTCCTGCAGTCGTGGCGTGCGGCGATCATTCCGATCGTCGCCATCCCGATCGCCCTGGTCGCCACTTTCGCGGTCCAGCTGGCGCTCGGCTATTCGATCAACTCCCTGTCCCTGCTGGCCCTGGTGCTCGCTGTCGGCATCGTGGTCGATGACGCCATCGTCGTGGTCGAGAACGTGGAGCGCTATATCCGCGAGGGCCTGTCGCCCAAGGACGCCGCCTACAAGTCCATGCAGGAAGTGTCGGGCGCCCTGATCGCCATCGGTCTGGTGCTGGTCTCGGTGTTCATTCCGACCATGTTCGTGCCCGGTATTCCGGGCATCTTCTATCGTCAGTTCGCCGTGACCATCGCGGCGGCCTCGGTGACCTCTCTGTTTGTCTCTCTGACCCTGTCGCCGGCCATGGCCGCTCTCTTGCTGCGGCCGCACGAGCACCATGACGAGACGGCCGCACGTTCCACCACCCTGTTGGGCCGCGCCAAATATTACGGCGGCTGGGCGGGCCGGAAGTTCAACGAGGGCTTCGACTGGCTGTCGTCCAACTACGGCCGCCTGACCGCGCGTCTGGTGCGGACGGTGATGATGGTGCTGATCGTCTACGTCGGCCTGCTGGGTCTCACGGCCTGGCGTCTGATCGACACGCCGTCGGGCTTCATTCCGGACCAGGATCAGGGCTTCCTGATCGGCGTCATCCAGCTGCCGGCCGGCTCCTCGCTGGAGCGGACCAATGCGGTGATGACCAACGCGCGTCAGATCATCGAGAAGACCGAGGGCGTCGACGGCACCGTGGCGTTCTCGGGTCTGGACGGGACGAGCTTCTCGTTCGGCTCGAACGCGGCGACCATCTTTGTTCGCCTGAACGCCTTCGACGACCGGACCACGCGCGAGACGACGGCGGCCGCCCTGGCCGGCGCCATCACGGGCGCGGCACAAGGCATCCAGAACGCCAATATCTTCGTCATCGCCCCGCCGTCCATCCAGGGCCTCGGCACCGGCAACGGCTTCTCGATGATGATTCAGGACCGGACCGGAGCGGGTTACGGAGCGCTCGAGGGCGCCACCTT
Proteins encoded in this window:
- a CDS encoding TetR/AcrR family transcriptional regulator, with translation MSFAVCQRPRNAAATRGAILDAASKRFTGESYDQVGMRDIAKDVGVDPALISRYFGSKEDLFRAVIDDCGSGTNMMEGDRATFGARMAQDLVYGPRKEGKWAWLLIMLRSSSSPKALEVIQKSAREGFYQPFVEWVGGEDAAVRVRLMSGFMMGLSVSRDLAHGLELTPEQCEVLRERIAVILQGLIDG
- a CDS encoding efflux RND transporter periplasmic adaptor subunit, with product MRRLKIIAVSVLVTGALYGCSQRSEAQGPPPAAPVTVAVPLAERVVDWDDFTGRFEATSSVEVRARVGGFIQAVHFRDGDYVRRGQLLFTLDPRPAQAQLASARAALTQAQAQLTLARTNLTRSEGLLASQAVSQAEVDANKGAVETASATVAAAQAAVRARQLDLEFTRVTAPASGRVSDRRVDPGNVVAGGSSAADVLTTIVSSSPIYFVFEGSEALLLKYQRDARAGRSAPVRIRLQDESDFTRSGTLDFTDNAVDASSGTIRLRAVIPNGDGFLKPGMFAQARVAGAGAYDALLVPDSAIGTDQARRVVSVVNADGSVTPTPVQLGPLVDGLRVVRSGIRPTDRIIIDGLQRAMPGMKVAPTNGRITRAPRQESVPTTYAPPAATGTSAAALTQSVTVGD
- a CDS encoding multidrug efflux RND transporter permease subunit, with translation MNISRFFIDRPIFAAVLSVFITLVGIFAYPLLPLAQYPEIAPPTITINTAYAGASAETLAETVAAPIEQEVNGVEGMLYLSSSSTSDGAVAITVTFQPGTDLDSAQVLVQNRVALAEPRLPEAVRQVGVIVNKQESGFLMILGLTSPGGVLNNDYVGNYANSVLRDRLLRIEGVGNVTVFGGGNYSMRVWIDPAKAAARGLNASDIITALRGQNIQAAAGSIGQPPFATNASAFQQPIQVQGRLSSPDEFAQIVIKTDAEGRVTRVSDVARVELGAQDYGIQGYFDGQRGVGIAIVQQPGANALGTAERVIAEIENIKADAPQGLEIGIPYNPTEFVAASVESVQHTLIEAIILVVLVVLIFLQSWRAAIIPIVAIPIALVATFAVQLALGYSINSLSLLALVLAVGIVVDDAIVVVENVERYIREGLSPKDAAYKSMQEVSGALIAIGLVLVSVFIPTMFVPGIPGIFYRQFAVTIAAASVTSLFVSLTLSPAMAALLLRPHEHHDETAARSTTLLGRAKYYGGWAGRKFNEGFDWLSSNYGRLTARLVRTVMMVLIVYVGLLGLTAWRLIDTPSGFIPDQDQGFLIGVIQLPAGSSLERTNAVMTNARQIIEKTEGVDGTVAFSGLDGTSFSFGSNAATIFVRLNAFDDRTTRETTAAALAGAITGAAQGIQNANIFVIAPPSIQGLGTGNGFSMMIQDRTGAGYGALEGATFAMMGAAAQKPTEVTQVFSTYNTASPRVDADVDRDRALMMGVQPSDVFSTMGIYLGSSYVNDFNMLGRTFRVTAQAEPAYRDDMADIANLKVRSASGAMVPLGSVATFRESSGPSRIVRYNLFPAAELQGQGAPGVSSGTAIGIMEDMAASTLPPGFSYEWTGLAFQEKQASGGATIIFVVAVLLVFLVLAAQYEAFTLPLAVILIVPMCLLAAMLGVNALGLDNNILVQVGLVVLIALAAKNAILIVEFAKQNEDEHGLDRWDAAVAAARTRLRPILMTSFAFILGVLPLVLSEGAGAEMRRSLGAAVFFGMIGVTVFGLLFTPVFYVICRGLASKIPQRPSAPSVTPTTGAPSDEAIHSQPTPALAAPRSGDAT